Genomic window (Thermoanaerobaculia bacterium):
CCGGTGGCGAGCGTCTCGGCGACCGCCTCGGGGAGCGAGAGCCCGCGGAAGAGCTGCGAAGCGCAGCGGCTCCAGGCTTCGCCGGCGAGCGCGTCCACCTCGATCTGCGGCGTGGTCGAGAGCTCCTCGGGCCAGGGCGTCGCCGGCCGGGCGAGCAGCAGCAGACGGATCTCGTCGCCGAGGCGCGGGTGCTTCTGCAGCTCTTCGATCTCCGACCAGATCTGCGGCGGAGCGGCATCCAGATGGTCGTAGACGATCCAGACCGGTCGCGCCGGCTCGGCGGCCAGTTCGCCGACCAGCGGCGCCAGCATCGAGCCGTTCTGCAGCCGGGCGAGCGCCGCGTTCCGCCAGACTGCCGGCTCGCCGCTGGCGCGCATGACCTCCCAGGCGAGGCGCGTCTTGCCGACGCCCAGGGGGCCCGTCAACCGGACGACCGGCTCGGCGAGCCGTTCCGAGAGCCGATCCTCGAGCTCCGGCCTGGGAACCCACTTCGCAGACCGCGAGAGGACCTCAGGGTTGCGCCAGGTGGGCATGGCGACGGCGCGCGGCTGCACGGCCGCGAGGGGGATCAGCCGCCCGCCGCCGAAGGAGAGATTGCCGGCCGGCTCAACCGTCCAGAAGGCCTCCAGGTGGTGCACGGCATGGGTCGTGAGCAGCACCCTGCCGGCTTCGATCGTCGGCCGCCGTTGGGCGATCTCCTCGAGGAGCGGCTCCTCGAGCAGGGTGACCAACTCGCCCACCGCCGCTGCGGCGGGCGTGATCAACACGCAGGCGGCGCTCGCGGGGCGGCCCTTGGGCGTGGCGTCGAGCACCGCTCGACCCAGCGCGACGGCGCGGTCGAAGATCGCGGCGTCGCCGGCGAGTGGCAGGACGAGCCACCGGTTCGGACCTGCCGGAAAGATGCCTTCGGCCCGGGCTGCGGCGGCTTCGAGGCGCGCCGTCGCCGCCGGGTCCTTCTCCGCCCAGAGATGCAGGAGCGCGGCCGGTAGCACTCGTTCGATCGGCTCTGGAGGCGGAAACGGGCGCATGGAGGGGGGCGGGTGCGGGATGGGAAGGTGCAAACGGGGGTCGGCGCTGCCTATGGTGTTGAATCTACTACTTCGCGGGCGAGGAGTGGGCACTTGCAGGTCGTCCCGGGGCGCCCTGAGACGGGGTGGCAGGGGGGAAACGGCCCCGATTTTGATATAAGGGTCCGTTCGGAGGGACGAAAACCATGGCATCACGCCGCCTGTTGAATCGGATCTACTACTTCACGGTCGAGGATGAGGGCATCCTCGGCGAGGCCTTTCCCAAGTTCGAGCAGCAGAGCTTCTGCCTCGCCTACAAGGTCCTGGGCACGGACGACGTCTTCGTGACCTCGTCCGAGACCAAGGAGGCGATGGACCGCCACGACGTGCCGTACAACCTCCTGGCGGAGGAGGAGGCGGGGAAGATCGCCCTGCTGCACACGCCCCAGTCGAAAGAAGAGCTGGCCGACCACGAGGACGCGCTGAAGGCGCTGATCCTCGCCCATCGGTCGATCGCCGCGGCCTGTGTCGGCGTCAACGGGGACCTCGACCTCGGGTTCAACCTCTCGACCGGCGCCCAGGACTTCACCTACTTCACGGCTCCAGCCGGGCACACCTTCATCTTCAGGCTCTTCGGCGACCGCAAGGAGGCCGTGCAGTTCATGAAGAAGCGCGGTGCCGACAAGAAGAGCGTGGAATGGGCGGAGACCCTCCCGCTCGCCTCCGCCAAGGAGTTGCAGAGCTATCACTGAGCCGACCTACTCCGTCTCCCAGCTGGGCAGGGAGATCAAGGATCTTCTGGCCGAGGCCTTCGCGTCGGTGTGGGTGGTCGGCGAGATCCAGCGCCTCCGGCCGAGCGCCGCCGGGCACCAGTACTTCGATCTCGTCGAGAAGGGCGAGGGCGGGGCGCGCGACCAGGTGGTCGGCGTAATCTCGGCGGTGATCTGGAAGGGCGAGTTTCTGCGCCTTCGCCCCGTGCTCGAGCGCGCCGGCGAGTGCCTCGCGGACGGGCTGCGCATCCGTTGCCGGGTGAGCGTCGACTTCTACCCCCCGGGAGGCCGTCTGCAGGTCCAGATCCGGGAGATCGACCCGACGTTCACGCTGGGCGACCTGGCGTTGCGCCGGCAGGAGACCCTGCAGGCCCTCGCCGCGGCCGGTCTGCTCGAGCGCAACCGGTCCCTCCCGCTGCCTGCCCTGCCGCTCGCGATCGCCCTTGTGACCTCGGCCGGAAGCGCCGCCTACCACGACTTCCTCGCCACCCTGAAGGAGAGCGGCTACGCTTTCCGGGTCTTCGCCGTGCACTCCGCCGTGCAGGGGGCGGAGGCCGAGCGTTCGTTGCCGACGGCGCTGGCGCTCGCCGCCGCCACCGACTGCGACTGCATCGTGCTCATTCGCGGCGGCGGGTCGAAGAGCGATCTCGCCGTTTTCGACAGCCAGGCCGTGGCCGAAGCGGTGGCGCGCGCGGCGAAGCCGGTCTGGACCGGCCTCGGCCACGAGATCGACGAATCGGTCGCCGACCTGGTGGCGCATCAGTCCTTCAAGACGCCGACCAAGGTCGCCGAAGAGCTCGTCGCCCGGATCGCCAATTCCGAAATCGCCGTCGCCCGGCTGCGCGAACAGCTGACGCGTCAGGCGCGGCTCGCCATCGCCGAGGCCGGCGGCCGTCTGGCGCGTGCCGAGCGCCGCGCGGTGGCCGCCCGGGTGCGGCTGGCCCAGGTTTCCCTGCGACTCGCCGCGCTCGCTGAAGGCCTGCGGCGCGTCGCAGTGCATCGCCTGCGCTCCGCCGACCAGCAGCTGGCGGGCTGGGCGCGGCTGGTGGGCGAGCTCGCGCCCGCGCGCACGCTGCGCC
Coding sequences:
- the xseA gene encoding exodeoxyribonuclease VII large subunit produces the protein MPTRRAWNGRRPSRSPPPRSCRAITEPTYSVSQLGREIKDLLAEAFASVWVVGEIQRLRPSAAGHQYFDLVEKGEGGARDQVVGVISAVIWKGEFLRLRPVLERAGECLADGLRIRCRVSVDFYPPGGRLQVQIREIDPTFTLGDLALRRQETLQALAAAGLLERNRSLPLPALPLAIALVTSAGSAAYHDFLATLKESGYAFRVFAVHSAVQGAEAERSLPTALALAAATDCDCIVLIRGGGSKSDLAVFDSQAVAEAVARAAKPVWTGLGHEIDESVADLVAHQSFKTPTKVAEELVARIANSEIAVARLREQLTRQARLAIAEAGGRLARAERRAVAARVRLAQVSLRLAALAEGLRRVAVHRLRSADQQLAGWARLVGELAPARTLRRGFSITRDPAGVVLRDPAAVAPGTAIETELAGGPLCSRVETASRPPSGALPVGEKR